CGGCAGAAAATTTCGAGCAAGCCGCGCAGGCAGTGCTGCGCGGGGCGCGCGGCTACGGCCATAACGATTTCAAGATTCCGCTGGCGAAGCAGGCGATCGTACGCGCGTTGCAGCAGGCGGTGGAGAACGGCGGATTTGTTTCTGCGCCTTCCGCGCATTCGGATTAGCGGACGGTAAGGTATCTTTGCGAGGAGCGGTTATGCGGCGAAGCAATCTCGATTTTCACCCGACGCGAAAATCGCAGGAACCATTTTCCTGACGCAACGATAGAGAAGGAATCATGACTACCGCAGCTATCGGAAAACCCATAAGCCGCGTCGACGGGCGCGCCAAAGTGACAGGCGCCGCTAAATACGCGGCCGAATACAACGCGCCGAATCTCGCCTACGGCTATATCGTGTCGAGCACGATCGCAAAAGGCAAAATCAAAAGCATAGACGCGAGTGCCGCACTGGCCGTGACCGGCGTGCTCGAAGTTTTCACGCACGATAAAACCAAACACCTGGCGTGGTTCGACCGCAGCTATCAGGACGACGTCGCGCCGCCCGGTTCCCCGTTTCGCCCGCTCTACGACGACGAAATCCAGTACAACATGCAGCCAATAGCGCTCGTCGTCGCCGAAGATTTCGGCATAGCGCGCTACGCCGCGACGCTGGTGCGCGTTGAATACGAGCGCGCGGCATTCGCAACGGATCTCGAGCAACAACGCGCAAAAGCCTACGTCCCGCCGAAAAAGCGTAACGGCATCCCGCCGCCCTCCAAGCCGCGCGGCGATGCCGATGCCGCGCTTGCCAGTGGCGAGATAAAACACGAAGCCGAATACGTGATGCCGTACGAACATCACAATCCGATGGAAATGTATGGCAGCACCGTGGTTTACGAGCCTGACGGCAAACTCACCATTTATGAGAAGACTCAGGGCGCACCGAACTGCCAGGCGTACGTTGTCAAGGTGTTCGGATATTCCAAAGACGAGGTGCGCGTGATTTCGTCCTACGTCGGCGGCGCATTCGGCTCCGGTCTGCGCCCGCAACATCAGTTGTTCCTCGCCGTGCTCGCCGCGCGCGAGTTGAAGCGTTCGGTGCGGGTATCGCTGACGCGCGAGCAGATGTTCAGTTTGAGCTACCGCCCACGCACTTTGCTGACGGTAGCATTGGCCGCAAACCGCGACGGTACGCTGACTGCGATCAAGCACGCCGCGACGGCCAATACTTCGCGGTTCGAGGATTACCAGGAAGACGACGTCAACTGGTCGGGCGCGCTCTACAAATGCGACAACAGCAAATTCGATTACGAGCTTGCGCAACTCGATCTCAACACGCCGTGCGACATGCGCGCGCCCGGCGGCTCCACTGGCATGTATGCGCTCGAATGCGCGATGGACGAACTCGCCTACAAGGTCGGCATCGATCCGCTCGAGCTGCGCCTCAGGAATTTCGCGGAAAAAGACCAGAACAAAGATCTGCCGTTTTCGAGCAACGAACTGCGCAAGTGTTACACGCAGGGCGCGGAAAAATTCGGCTGGAGTAAACGCAAACCCGAGCCGCGCAGCCAGCGCGAAGGCAATCAGTTGATCGGCTGGGGCATGGCGACCGGGCTGTGGGATGCGCAGCGCATGAAAGCCAGCGCCAAAGCGCTTCTGACGGCCGACGGCAAGCTCGAAGT
The genomic region above belongs to Burkholderiales bacterium and contains:
- a CDS encoding xanthine dehydrogenase family protein molybdopterin-binding subunit, with the translated sequence MTTAAIGKPISRVDGRAKVTGAAKYAAEYNAPNLAYGYIVSSTIAKGKIKSIDASAALAVTGVLEVFTHDKTKHLAWFDRSYQDDVAPPGSPFRPLYDDEIQYNMQPIALVVAEDFGIARYAATLVRVEYERAAFATDLEQQRAKAYVPPKKRNGIPPPSKPRGDADAALASGEIKHEAEYVMPYEHHNPMEMYGSTVVYEPDGKLTIYEKTQGAPNCQAYVVKVFGYSKDEVRVISSYVGGAFGSGLRPQHQLFLAVLAARELKRSVRVSLTREQMFSLSYRPRTLLTVALAANRDGTLTAIKHAATANTSRFEDYQEDDVNWSGALYKCDNSKFDYELAQLDLNTPCDMRAPGGSTGMYALECAMDELAYKVGIDPLELRLRNFAEKDQNKDLPFSSNELRKCYTQGAEKFGWSKRKPEPRSQREGNQLIGWGMATGLWDAQRMKASAKALLTADGKLEVSSATADIGTGTYTIMTQIAAETLGLPMDDVTFRLGDSSLPMAPVEGGSWTAATVGPAVQEACQAVGKKLFGYARKIKGSPLANAKFDDIEFVDGQMRLKSDASQGVALKDAMRYAEVANIEQEVSASPGLTDKKRYSMYVHSAVFAEVKVDEAFGTVRVTRVVNAVAGGRVLNPKTARSQIIGGVVWGIGMALEEESHLDHQFGRFMNHSLAEYHVPVNADIHDIEVIFVEEHDEIINSLGVKGLGEIGIVGTAPAIANAIYHATGKRVRDLPITLDKVVA